One Natrinema longum genomic window carries:
- a CDS encoding enoyl-CoA hydratase/isomerase family protein gives MSWDTVRLEWDDTVATLTVDRPDALNALNVDTLEAMSEAIAEAAAEDARALVLTGAGDAFIAGADIKYMQDLSAEAAQEWGELGHEVADALETFPAPTIAAVNGYAFGGGCEMALACDLRVAAESALIGNTEIDLGIIPGWGATQRLPRLVGDETARRMIFLGERLDADSAAEAGLFGEVVADEDLADVVSELADRLAAKPAFAMWTAKQAINQAQEGSQGSGLAYEKRAFASLFGTHDQREGMAAFIEDREPEFE, from the coding sequence ATGTCATGGGACACAGTCCGACTCGAGTGGGACGACACCGTCGCGACGCTGACCGTCGACCGACCCGACGCGCTCAACGCGTTGAACGTCGACACGCTCGAGGCGATGAGCGAAGCGATCGCGGAGGCCGCGGCCGAAGACGCGCGCGCACTCGTCCTGACGGGGGCCGGCGACGCGTTCATCGCCGGGGCGGACATCAAATACATGCAGGACCTGTCGGCGGAAGCCGCACAGGAGTGGGGAGAGCTGGGCCACGAGGTGGCCGACGCCCTCGAGACGTTCCCCGCGCCGACGATCGCGGCGGTCAACGGCTACGCCTTCGGCGGCGGCTGCGAGATGGCATTGGCCTGTGACCTCCGCGTCGCAGCCGAGTCGGCGCTGATCGGCAACACCGAGATCGATCTGGGGATCATCCCCGGCTGGGGTGCCACCCAGCGGCTGCCACGGCTGGTCGGCGACGAGACCGCACGACGGATGATCTTCCTGGGCGAGCGCCTCGACGCGGATTCGGCCGCCGAGGCCGGCCTGTTCGGCGAGGTCGTTGCCGACGAGGACCTCGCGGACGTCGTCTCCGAGTTGGCCGACCGACTCGCGGCGAAACCGGCGTTCGCGATGTGGACCGCCAAGCAAGCGATCAATCAGGCTCAGGAGGGATCGCAGGGAAGCGGCCTGGCATACGAGAAACGCGCCTTCGCGAGCCTCTTCGGGACGCACGACCAGCGTGAAGGGATGGCAGCGTTCATCGAGGATCGGGAGCCCGAGTTCGAGTAA
- a CDS encoding metallophosphoesterase family protein, with amino-acid sequence MTTTNSAFDDSVSFDHRHIDLETRDDVYVIGDVHGCLDSLEALLDTLEVGANDLAVFVGDLVRKGPESKAVLDRVRRSSQLVSVRGNNEQKLLEGEASLPDLDVVDYQYLESLPAAISWDGGLVVHGGLDPSRPLSAHSDEDVLTLRSPDGDGYDGPFWFESYEGPPRVFFGHTVLADPIEREWAVGLDTGCVYGGRLTAYDVRRGEVVSVAGTSHVERSSEKIVTTDSE; translated from the coding sequence GTGACGACAACCAACTCCGCGTTCGACGACTCAGTATCGTTCGATCACCGGCACATCGACCTCGAGACCCGGGACGACGTCTACGTCATCGGTGACGTCCACGGCTGCCTCGACTCGCTCGAGGCGTTGCTGGACACGTTGGAAGTAGGCGCGAACGATCTCGCCGTGTTCGTCGGTGATCTGGTCCGAAAGGGACCGGAGAGCAAGGCCGTCCTCGATCGCGTCAGGCGGTCCTCGCAGCTGGTCTCGGTTCGGGGAAACAACGAGCAAAAGCTCCTCGAGGGGGAGGCCTCGCTGCCGGATCTCGACGTGGTCGATTACCAGTATCTGGAGTCGTTGCCGGCGGCGATCTCGTGGGACGGCGGACTCGTCGTCCACGGCGGGCTCGATCCGAGCCGTCCGCTGTCGGCCCACTCGGACGAGGACGTGTTGACGCTGCGGTCGCCGGACGGCGACGGCTACGACGGGCCGTTCTGGTTCGAGAGCTACGAGGGGCCGCCGCGGGTCTTCTTCGGCCATACCGTTCTCGCGGATCCGATCGAACGGGAGTGGGCAGTGGGGCTGGATACCGGCTGTGTCTACGGTGGGCGGCTGACTGCCTACGACGTTCGCCGCGGAGAAGTCGTCAGCGTGGCTGGGACGAGCCACGTCGAGCGGTCGTCAGAGAAGATCGTCACGACCGATAGCGAGTGA
- a CDS encoding 2,5-diamino-6-(ribosylamino)-4(3H)-pyrimidinone 5'-phosphate reductase produces the protein MDVIVNAAASADGKLSSRRREQLAISGADDFARVDRLRAASDAVVVGVGTVLADDPHLTVKDDDLRSQRREDGRPGNPARVVVDSRGRTPTDAAVLDDEATTYVCLSEAAPVDRRMALADHAELITAGEERVDLLRAFATLQEDGLEQLMVEGGGELIFSLFEAGLVDELRLFVGPKIIGGRDAPTLADGEGFVSEFPTLELAAVDRIDDGVVLTWRVEDR, from the coding sequence ATGGACGTCATCGTCAACGCTGCCGCGAGCGCGGACGGCAAACTCTCCTCGCGCCGGCGGGAACAACTCGCGATCAGCGGTGCGGACGACTTCGCGCGCGTCGATCGCCTCCGGGCAGCGAGCGATGCCGTCGTCGTCGGCGTCGGGACCGTCCTCGCGGACGACCCCCATCTGACGGTCAAAGACGACGACCTGCGGAGCCAACGCCGGGAGGACGGCCGCCCCGGCAACCCCGCACGCGTCGTCGTCGACTCGAGGGGACGGACCCCGACGGACGCGGCGGTCCTCGACGACGAGGCGACGACGTACGTCTGCCTGAGCGAGGCTGCACCCGTCGATCGACGGATGGCCCTCGCCGACCACGCCGAGTTGATTACGGCGGGCGAGGAGCGCGTCGACCTCCTGCGTGCCTTTGCGACGCTGCAGGAGGACGGCCTCGAGCAACTCATGGTCGAGGGTGGCGGCGAGCTCATCTTCTCGCTGTTCGAGGCCGGGCTGGTCGACGAGCTACGGCTGTTCGTCGGCCCGAAAATCATCGGCGGTCGCGACGCCCCGACCCTCGCCGACGGCGAGGGGTTCGTGTCGGAGTTCCCGACGCTCGAGCTCGCGGCCGTCGACCGGATCGACGACGGCGTGGTGCTGACGTGGCGCGTCGAGGACCGCTAG
- the ppk1 gene encoding polyphosphate kinase 1: protein MSDRDTTENDERDTTNERPPDETVTTDSAFAFRSLLEANDADAVSERSARNTGSDEPDRATDSDGTDEQPNDETSTSNDVTRATETVALDRADTTAETDSATDPDRDALPVPASVDDRATHSSVDLSDPSYYLNRELSELAFQRRVLHEVLDADNPLLERVKFLAIVTKNLDEFFRKRIGGLKEQIAAGVTEETPDGRTPDEQWAAALEEARPLFERQTACYREEIRPALADEGIRILDYDDFAVDERQQLREYFESSVLPTLTPLTFDPAHPFPFISNQSLSLAVLTRERPGDELTFSRVKIPRNQLRFVQVGDDTRYVLLEDIVRANLDLLFPDVEVVDTALFRVTRNAEVRRDEEVAEDLIEMIEEVIEERRFATAVRLEIERDAPETIRDILTRELDLDAREVFHLDGPLDYRDFADLTDLERPDLKLTEWSPQPHPRLGRSEDATNVFDAIGDGDVLVHHPYHSFEGTVQRFLETAANDPDVLAIKAAIYRTASDSQIIESLIEAARNGKQVAVMVELKARFDEENNLEWAKKLEEEGIHVAYGTIGYKTHTKTSLVVREEDDGVRLYSHVGTGNYHSETAKRYEDLGLLTADRDIGQDLVRLFNYFTGHSMHRDYRELLIAPGNMRDRFVDLIRAETEHARDGEDAHIVAKMNRLEDPEIVRELYEASMAGVDIDLIVRDICRLRPGLEGVSDTIDVYSVVGRFLEHSRIFHFHAGGDERYYIGSADWMTRNLDNRVEAIAPIEDSRLQRRLDGILETLLSDDQNRWVMRSDGTYDRCQPADDGSTTNVHETCMRSAVDDAQRDTRQ from the coding sequence ATGAGCGATCGAGACACGACGGAGAACGACGAACGAGACACGACGAACGAACGGCCGCCCGACGAGACGGTGACCACCGATTCGGCGTTCGCGTTTCGATCGCTGCTCGAGGCGAACGACGCGGACGCAGTCTCCGAACGGAGCGCTCGGAACACAGGGAGTGACGAGCCCGACAGGGCCACCGATTCGGACGGGACAGACGAGCAGCCAAACGACGAGACATCGACCTCGAACGACGTCACTCGGGCAACGGAAACCGTAGCGCTCGATCGCGCCGACACGACCGCCGAAACGGACTCGGCAACGGATCCAGACCGAGACGCGTTACCGGTCCCCGCGTCCGTGGACGACCGGGCGACACACTCGAGCGTCGATCTCTCGGATCCGTCCTACTATCTGAACCGCGAGCTCAGCGAACTCGCCTTCCAGCGTCGCGTCCTCCACGAGGTCCTCGATGCGGACAATCCGCTGTTGGAGCGTGTGAAGTTCCTCGCGATCGTCACGAAGAACCTCGACGAGTTCTTCCGGAAGCGCATCGGCGGACTGAAAGAACAGATCGCGGCCGGCGTCACGGAGGAGACGCCGGACGGACGAACGCCCGACGAGCAGTGGGCGGCCGCCCTCGAGGAGGCCCGGCCGCTGTTCGAACGCCAGACCGCGTGTTACCGCGAGGAGATCCGCCCGGCGCTGGCCGACGAGGGAATTCGGATCCTCGACTACGACGACTTCGCGGTCGACGAACGCCAGCAGTTGCGCGAGTATTTCGAGAGTTCCGTCCTGCCGACCCTGACTCCGCTGACGTTCGATCCGGCCCATCCGTTTCCGTTTATCTCGAACCAGAGCCTCTCACTCGCCGTGTTGACGCGGGAACGGCCCGGCGACGAGTTGACCTTCTCCCGGGTGAAAATCCCGCGGAATCAGCTCCGATTCGTCCAGGTCGGCGACGACACGCGGTACGTCCTTCTGGAGGACATCGTCCGGGCGAACCTCGATCTGCTCTTCCCCGACGTCGAGGTCGTCGACACCGCTCTCTTCCGAGTGACGCGCAACGCGGAGGTCAGACGCGACGAGGAGGTCGCCGAGGACCTGATCGAGATGATCGAGGAGGTCATCGAGGAACGGCGCTTCGCCACCGCCGTCCGGCTCGAGATCGAGCGCGACGCGCCCGAAACGATCCGCGACATCCTCACGCGCGAACTCGATCTCGATGCGCGGGAGGTGTTTCACCTCGACGGCCCGCTGGATTACCGCGACTTCGCCGACCTGACCGACCTCGAGCGCCCCGACCTGAAACTCACCGAGTGGTCGCCACAGCCCCATCCGCGACTGGGTCGATCCGAGGACGCGACGAACGTCTTCGACGCGATCGGCGACGGCGACGTGCTCGTTCACCACCCCTATCACTCCTTCGAGGGGACCGTCCAACGATTCCTCGAGACGGCGGCCAACGACCCCGACGTGCTCGCGATCAAGGCCGCGATCTACCGAACGGCGAGCGATTCACAGATCATCGAGAGTCTGATCGAGGCCGCCCGCAACGGCAAGCAGGTCGCCGTCATGGTCGAACTCAAGGCTCGCTTCGACGAAGAGAACAACCTCGAGTGGGCGAAGAAACTCGAGGAAGAAGGGATCCACGTCGCCTACGGGACGATCGGCTACAAGACGCACACGAAAACCTCGCTGGTCGTCCGCGAGGAGGACGACGGCGTTCGGCTCTATTCCCACGTCGGAACCGGCAACTACCATTCCGAGACCGCCAAACGGTACGAGGATCTGGGACTGTTGACGGCCGATCGTGATATCGGGCAGGACCTCGTCAGACTGTTCAACTACTTCACCGGCCACTCGATGCATCGAGACTACCGAGAACTCCTCATCGCGCCGGGGAACATGCGAGATCGCTTCGTCGACCTCATCCGAGCCGAAACCGAACACGCACGCGACGGCGAGGACGCACACATCGTCGCCAAGATGAATCGGTTAGAGGACCCGGAAATCGTCCGGGAACTCTACGAGGCGTCGATGGCCGGCGTCGACATCGACCTGATCGTCCGGGACATCTGCCGCCTCCGTCCCGGACTCGAGGGGGTCAGCGACACGATCGATGTCTACAGCGTCGTCGGTCGCTTCCTCGAGCATTCGCGTATCTTTCACTTCCACGCGGGCGGCGACGAGCGCTACTACATCGGCTCTGCCGACTGGATGACCCGCAACCTCGATAACCGGGTTGAGGCGATCGCACCGATCGAGGATTCCCGGCTCCAGCGTCGACTCGACGGCATCCTCGAGACGCTGCTCTCGGACGATCAGAACAGGTGGGTGATGCGATCGGATGGGACCTACGATCGGTGTCAGCCCGCGGACGATGGCTCCACCACGAACGTCCACGAGACGTGTATGCGATCCGCAGTAGACGATGCGCAACGGGACACCCGACAGTAG
- a CDS encoding phosphate uptake regulator PhoU — METRKVQVTGGSTFTVSLPKTWATDNDVSSGTTVEFYPEGDELLLTPERENRRQEGTLDVSGLEDEELMRAVMTMYVSGFDVISLEAGRITTDQRSAIRDATQRLVGVEVLEETADSVVIQDLLDSSELSIVNAVTRMRLIAQSMLEDAVTALIENDDAIAEDVIERDDDVDRLWLVVSRIFRATLRSPRAVEELGVSREDCFDYHSSARQLERIADHAVKISDIALKLEDLPTDVADAIHGLHAEAATVFEGSMDALFAEEATDATRLGHEALAGVVDIDEHTRRIDDMLRDLEPAQAQSLGLIVDSLSRSADYGGNIAETALQKAAPRP, encoded by the coding sequence ATGGAGACGCGAAAGGTTCAGGTCACGGGTGGATCGACGTTCACCGTCTCGTTGCCGAAGACCTGGGCGACCGACAACGATGTCAGCAGCGGAACCACAGTCGAATTTTATCCCGAAGGGGACGAACTCCTCCTGACGCCCGAACGCGAGAACCGTCGCCAGGAAGGGACACTGGACGTCTCCGGACTCGAGGACGAAGAACTGATGCGGGCAGTGATGACGATGTACGTCAGCGGCTTCGACGTCATTTCCCTCGAGGCCGGCCGGATTACGACCGACCAGCGGAGCGCGATCCGCGACGCGACCCAGCGGCTCGTCGGCGTCGAAGTGCTCGAAGAGACCGCGGACAGCGTGGTCATTCAGGATTTACTCGACTCGTCGGAGCTGTCGATCGTCAACGCCGTCACGCGGATGCGCCTGATCGCCCAATCGATGCTCGAGGACGCGGTCACCGCGCTGATCGAGAACGACGACGCGATCGCCGAGGACGTGATCGAGCGCGACGACGACGTCGACCGGCTCTGGCTCGTCGTCTCGCGGATCTTCCGTGCGACGCTGCGCTCGCCACGCGCCGTCGAGGAACTCGGCGTCTCCCGCGAGGACTGCTTCGACTACCACTCCAGTGCCCGCCAACTCGAGCGGATCGCCGACCACGCGGTCAAGATCAGCGACATCGCGCTCAAGCTCGAGGACCTCCCTACCGACGTGGCCGATGCCATCCACGGACTCCACGCCGAAGCCGCGACGGTCTTCGAGGGATCGATGGACGCGCTGTTCGCCGAGGAAGCCACGGACGCCACCCGTCTCGGCCACGAGGCACTCGCCGGCGTCGTCGACATCGACGAACACACCCGGCGGATCGACGATATGCTCCGCGACCTCGAGCCCGCCCAGGCCCAGTCGCTCGGACTGATCGTCGACTCGCTGTCCAGAAGCGCCGACTACGGTGGCAACATCGCCGAGACGGCCCTCCAGAAGGCGGCACCGCGTCCCTGA
- a CDS encoding DUF7511 domain-containing protein has product MNGSTGGYGDRSPRQRLATAARYATDESDLESIVVRYEHRPDRWTISPRECPEAKRVTTWLSADAAAVVDLEECR; this is encoded by the coding sequence ATGAACGGATCCACCGGCGGTTACGGCGATCGATCACCCCGACAGCGATTAGCCACAGCAGCGCGGTACGCGACGGACGAGTCCGACCTCGAGTCGATCGTCGTCCGGTACGAGCACCGGCCCGATCGATGGACGATCTCGCCGCGTGAGTGCCCCGAGGCGAAGCGAGTGACGACCTGGCTGTCAGCGGATGCAGCGGCTGTCGTCGACCTCGAAGAGTGCCGGTAA